A stretch of DNA from Nitrospiraceae bacterium:
TTCATCGGGTTTAGATATAAAAAAACCTTTTCCCCATGGAGTATCTCCCTTAACATATCCTACCAGCGATTCCCCGTCTGCAAATTTTATGTAAATTTTTCTGCCTTCAGTCTGTCTTATCCCGTATTTCTTTTTTTCTATATATTTACTGTCGCCTTCAAATGACTTAACAAAAAATATTGCCTTGAGTTTATCGAGTGAGACTGAGAGAATTCCCTTGCCGTCACTATCTTCAAAAATAACCTCAGAAGAAGTTTCTGAAAAATTCTCGATATGCCCCTTCAATACCTTCCCGTCATTAAACCTTAAGACAACTTTTTCAGATTCACCCATGCCTAAATTTTATGTATTACCCCGAAATATGTCAAGAAAGCTTCATTCGTGGATTTTTCTGAAAAGAGCGATTGCAACAATACAAAATACAGAAGGAATAGTCCAGGCAGACACAAAAGGCGGAAGAATTCCTGTGTATCCCATTGACAAAAACATTGCATGACTGAACCAGTAAGCAAGGCTAATTCCAATGCCTATTGCTGTTGTTACAAGCCCTCCACCCATCCTTCCTGCCATTGGCAGGGAAATTCCAAGCATTATCATGAAGAAATTAATAAGAGGGTATGCAACCCTTGAATTCAGATCAACTGTGAGCTTCAGATTTTTAAAGCCCGCCTCTTCAAGCTTCTTTGTATATTTATAAAATCCTATTATTCCCATATCCTCAGGTTTTAGTATATTTCCGGCAAAAACAGACGGGGATTCAGCCATAGGATAATCCATTTCGTCATATTTTTTTACAGAACTATTCTGCATATCATAAACAATTACTTTTTTCAATTTCATTCTTCCCTGTCCTGATCCCTTGTCTTCCCCCTCTATCCATTCTCCTTCTTCTGCCTCAATCCTCTCCTGAAGCCCTCCGTTAGCCAGCTTGAAAATGCTCACATTCCTCGAAAAATTCTTCTCAGGATAATAAAAACCTATCTTGACAATTGTACCGCCTGATGCCATTAGCCATACGGTTCCTTCTTTAAAAGAAAAGCTCTTGTCTTTTTTCATAATCTTTTCTTTCAGCTCTAAAGATCTTTTAGACGCCTCAGGAACTATTATCTCTGCGAGGAAAAAACCGAATAAGCTTAATAACAAGCCGCATACTAAAAAAGGTCTTAACAGTTCTTTTAACTTTCCTCCTGCTGCCCTGATTGCAGTTAT
This window harbors:
- a CDS encoding LptF/LptG family permease; protein product: MLIIQRYYLKDFFKVFGVLGAGLAVVFSLLELINRVDELLPYKPSFGKLLLYTLYNFPKNFLYLLPLAVLLCSLFIFSQAIKREEITAIRAAGGKLKELLRPFLVCGLLLSLFGFFLAEIIVPEASKRSLELKEKIMKKDKSFSFKEGTVWLMASGGTIVKIGFYYPEKNFSRNVSIFKLANGGLQERIEAEEGEWIEGEDKGSGQGRMKLKKVIVYDMQNSSVKKYDEMDYPMAESPSVFAGNILKPEDMGIIGFYKYTKKLEEAGFKNLKLTVDLNSRVAYPLINFFMIMLGISLPMAGRMGGGLVTTAIGIGISLAYWFSHAMFLSMGYTGILPPFVSAWTIPSVFCIVAIALFRKIHE